The window GCATCCAAAGCTTGGCCAATCATTTCGGTCGACGTCTCGACGGTGCTGGCCCATTGTTCGATTTGGTCGAGTTCGGCTAGAAACATATCGACGTGTTCTTCGACACCCAGCCGCGCGATGGCCAACTCTTCGGCCTGTTCTTCCGACCACTGTTTGACCTGCGTTTGAATGGCATCGGAAGTCAGCTTCATCGCTTGGACCCGCTGAGCCGCCAAGCCCACATACTGCCGCACCTCTTCCAGGGCGGAGTGTGCCGTATCGAACAGTTGGCCGGTCGCCAAGCTAGCACGCTGGCTGAAGGTAGCGATTGCTGCGATGGCCACAATACAGGCAATCGTGCCTACGATTCCTAAAGCCAACGTTAGTAGCGACCCAACAATTCTAAACATCACGCCTTCCTACGGATTCCCAGCATGCCCCTGGCCTACCAATGCAGACCGCTAGGTAATTTTAGGTTACACGCCCAACGCGAATCTGGGAATGACCGGCCAGTGAATGACGGAAGTTAGCTACGTGCCCCAAGCAAGAAGGTTGCCGCCAGCAAGCATTGAGGGGCCCAAAATAGGGGCTTTTTTCAAAGAACTGGGAGGCTGCGCAAGGAAATATTCGCAGCAGCAAGCGATCTGAGCGTTCACAATGCGACATGCTCACGTCTGTGTGAGCATGTAGAGAGAGGTCGCCTGATCGAAGTTAGGCGACTTTGCCTTCTTTGTGCCGCTTTTCCCATTCAGGCCAACCGTAGACGCCGTTATGGTCTTCGACACCCATGAAGCAGTCTTCGGCCAGAGGAAGCTCGTCGAATCGCTTTGCTTTCCGCGCTTTAAGCAGCAAATCCTTCAGCATATCGCCGATGGCCTCGGTCAGCCCGTCGTCGTCTTGCGTGACGCGCTGTTTGGTTCCATCGGGCAGGACCAGGTCGATTGGTTCCGGCTCGTCCTCGTCGTACAGCATGTCGATGGCTTCTTTCCACTCAGGAAATTCCAGCCAATTGTCCTCGATAAACGCATTCCATTCGCCATCGGGGGAAGCATCGGGGCGGGTATCGAAGACCAGCGCCACCCAGCCAGTCTGGTCGGCTTCGTAACCGAATGTGATCAGCGCGATCGGGTCTTCGTCCTCGCCCGGGCCGGCGTTGATGTATTCGGGGTATTCGTCAATTCGCTCTTGTAGGTAGTTGTAGATCGTTTCGGCGTCCGCCTGAAGATCGATAATCATCGTTGTCCCTTTGAAACGTACGGCTCCATCTCGCCGTTTCCACGCGGCTGGTTGTCCTCGAAGATTTGGCCTGACTCGACGGTCCGATTCCAGAAGCATGACGGAAGACGCGGTCGGCAATCCAAGCATAATAATCAGGATCGTCTAAGAGACAAAGAGCCCCTAAGACTAGACAAGCCCCGTTCCGTTCGGCGCCGGGAAACACGCGGCCAGATCCATCTTTCCTGGCCAGCAAGCTTCGGCCTAAAATGGGGGGCATTTCTCAGGCGAGCCCGCCTGACCGCAGCGAAGCCGATTGGGGGACGAGCCCTCAAAGGTCATACCCAGCAAGCGAGAGTATTTTGATCCAAGCCAGCTTTAAGAACGGCGTCCTTTGTCTCATTGTCTTGCTGGTTGGGTACATCCATGCCAATCAGGTGCTGCCGTACGGCTACGGATACTTCTCCGTAGAAATGATTGTCTTCTTTCAACCGATCTTAGTAGGATTATGGCTTGCCGGTGGAGCGGCCCCTTGGTGGGTTCGGGCTGTCGTATTTCTGGCGGCGTATCCTTACTTCCGATTAGTCATTCATTTCAATAGACACATCGAGGCCGAGTTTTTGGGGCTGGCATGCCTGCAAATGGTAGCCTCGGCGTTTGCATTTCGAGGCGTCTGTTACGTCTGCCGGCAGTGGCTGCAAAGGAAGGTTGCCAGGCAGCAATTTTCAATGCGGGGAATGATGCTGCTGGTTTCCTTCGCATTTGCTGCCTGTGTTGTGTGGGGAAACAACTTGGTCAATTTTATACAAAAAGGGGCCGAGGACGTTGCATGGCAATTTCTGGTTCTCCTGTCCGTCTGTATTTGTATTATGATGCTCGCCGCGCTGCCTGCTTTGTTCCGCACACGCGCTTATCGGAAATGGGCAATGGTGATTGTTTGCGTCATTATCGGGGCGATTCCCTCGGGAGTGTTTGGGATCATCTACTTGATTGAAGGAAGTCTGTATGATCTTGAGGACGTGTTTTCGGTCAATATCCAGACTTGGCTGGTTGCGTTCATCACGGCCGCTACCATTTACCCCTTGCAGGCAATCACCAAACGGGACGGTACTCCGTTTTATCCTGTGTTCACTCCGGTTGATGTCCCGCTGGAAGCAGTCAGCCCAACGTCGCCGACAGAGGTAGAGTTCTCGGAAGGGCTCGCCGCACCCGACAAAGCTCTATGAAAACATTGTGTCAAGTGTTTCTTTGTGAAAATCTATCTGACATAATCGCTCGACAAATATATTTCAAACACGATTGGAGCGAGCGATGCCAGTAATCGGAACCCAGCAGTCCCCAATTCGAATCAACACTTCGGAAACCCTGCTCGTCTGCCAGCCACAACGCATTTTTCAGGTTTGCTATCAACAAGGAGTCCCCTGTACTGGCAAATTCGATATGGCCGGCACTGGGCACGGCAATCTGGTGCTACAACCACCTTACCCGAAGGTGAAATACCAGGGAGATTGCTTCGAATTGCGGAAGGTTCACATTCACTTAAAATCAGAACATCTCATCGATTCGGACGACCCAAAAGACTACGAAGTCCATCTGCTGCATCTGCCGGAAGGGAGCACGGCCGGGACCGATCCGAAAGTGGTGATTGGCATCCTCTATCGGCACGATCCCAACGTAGAATCAGGCGGAGGCTTGGAATGGCTCGAAAAGGCACTCCGGTCTCAGGAAGAAAAAGGGCTCAGACGCAGTAAGAACGATGGTGGCGATTGTTCTAGCAAGCCATTTGAATTCGAGCCGTTATGGTTCTTTCCCAGTCAAGGCGACGCAAACGATGTAGAAAACTGGTTTCACTATCAGGGCTCACTAACCAGCGAACCTTTTTCCGAAGACGTCAGCTGGTTTGTCATGAAGAATGAAAGCGTGATCAATAAAGACCGCATCGGCAGAATCGAGCAATGCGCCGAACAACATGCCCGAACAGTCTACGCCTTAAACCGCCGCTTCATTTTGCGTAGCTTCGAGCAAGGTGAGTGTTTTAGAGAAGAATAAACCCCGGTGCCATGCCGTCGTCTTCGTCGGCATGCTCTTCCCTGCTTCACATGCTCACGAAGACGAGAGCATGTCAACGGTCGGATCAAGTCTGGTGATACGCTAGTTGCGGTCGTTGCGTAGCACCTCGAAAGAGTCGAGGAAATCAGCATCATCCCACGTATGTCGCTGGCCGTTGGGCTTGATCAGCCAAATGATCTCTGGCTCGTCAACGGTGCCATGCAGCACTTGCCAGATTTCTCCGGTTGGGTAGGTGGCGACAACGTTGCCATCCGGATCGCGCACGGGAAGATCGTGCTTCAGCTTGACCTGATCTCCGGCATGCACACCGCAAGGATAGATGGGTAGTGTATAGCTAGTAACGATTTTGAACTCAGGCTCGTCCGTCAAAAGTAACCTTCCTTCTTCTGTGGTGGCGGGGCGTATGATCAGGAGGCACGTTCGCCCGAATTAGGTTGAGTGAGGCCGGATTTTCCGGGTGCCATGTCGTCGTCTTCGTCGGCATGCTCTTCCCTGCTTCGCATGCTCACGAAGACGACGAGCATGGCACCGGTCAGATCAACCCTGGTGATACACACGTTGTGGACCACCTCGTCAACCTACCTCCATAGTCGTGATTCCGAAGATCTTTTCAGAGGCAATCTCTGGCGGTGGGCCGTGGTACATTCGCGTGCAGCCGAAGACTTCTTCCATGCGGTATTTCAGGCAAAGATCGACCGCGTCGGGGTTGTTGTCGGGGGCATCCAGCAGCAGCGGTTGGCTACTCAGTTGCAGCTGAAATGCCTGCAACAGTTCGTCAGCCACATCCGGCGAGTCCGCGAATAGGGGGCCTATTTTGTATCCCACCAGGCAAGGCCGCGCGACACCGAAGCCGAGCAGTACTCCTTCTTCCACATAGCCCAGCGAAACGGCGTTAGGTTGATTGATCCAATGCCCAAGGTAGATCTCGCGATACGCCGGAAAGCATTGTCGGTCGTACTCGGCTACCTTCGCCAAGGGAAGTGTATCGAGCGGTACGATCATCTCGCTTCGTTTCGCCGTTGCGGCAGGTTGGGCGAGTAAAAAGCGGCGATGCCGGGTGAAGATCTCAAAGCCACCGTTGGCATAAAACGGAACCATCGCGTCGACGCCATCCAGCCCAATCGAACCGTTAGGCGAAAGTTGCGCGAGCAAGCGATCGCGGCGGGCAAACCACAACTGCGTGCCCAGCCCTTTTCCGCGATATGGCTTATCGACAATAAACAACCCCATAAAACCAAACGCCTCACTGTGGCGAATGACCGCGCCCCCGCCGACGAATTCTCGATTCTCGCAAACAGCTAAGAAACCATTTCGATCGAGCCGCCAAAAAAGATCGGCATCGTTCAGCCCTGGATTCCACCCTTCGTCGCCAGCCCAAGCGACCAACTGGCGAACCTCCGTTTCGGTCATCGGACGAATTTCGATCATTTCGATTGATCTTCTGGAGATGGGGGGGGAAAGAAAACAGAGCGTCATCCGATGCAAGGAAGCGACAACCTATTCGCTTCTCTGCAGCAACCACGCACTTCGCAGGCCAAGGATTATAGCATCTCGTAAGGGCTCGGCACGCGAAATCTAGATTGCGGCCGTATGTGTTCAGCCCGTCGCACACAATCTGCGACATCGTTACGGCGCCGGATAAGCGCAAGACACCGCGCGACATAAGCCAGACTTGCCAATAAGTTTGCATTACGCCTGCAAGTTCGTTCGGTCCTTTCGATAAATTCAAACCTGGCGAGTTCCCGGGTCTTTCCCTAGTTCTTGTTTTGTCGCGCATGGCGGACAGGAAACCCCAAGTTGTCGCGCATTTGTCGCGTGATTTCTTGGACGGAAAAACGCGTCACGGCGCGCTTTTCATGTGGTCACGTGGCGCAGATAACTATGTCATCGCCTAGCGAAAAGAACTCCACCAGAAGACTTAGCTCGGCGAATCAATAGCCTGGGCGCCTTGTGTTCTCTGGCGATTTATTCCTTTCCTTATCGCCCACAAGCAGACGCCGGCTGCGTGCCCCGCTGTGTCACCCACCATCGACGCAGCGGGGCACTTTCTGCTGAGCCCACACATTCAACAAGAGGTTTCCATGTCTCCCTTTCAACAACGCATTGACCAGCTCACTTCCGCCGCCGTGACACAGTTGAACGGATCATTCTCCGTCGCTCGGTTGGGTCAGGTATTGCAGCAATTCTTGGTCCAGGCCATGCAAGCCGCCGCCCAGTTGCTGGCCAATCAAGGGCACGAAAAGAAGCAACTGGTTCTGGATGCACTGGGCAAAGCGCTCGATGCGATTCCCTTGCCGTGGTGGCTGGCGTTGATCCGGCCCCCTCTGAAAAACCTGGTGCTGACGATTGCCGACGGGGCGATCGAAGCGATTTACAGCCAATTCAAGGAGCAGCTTGCCCATGAGTAGCCTCACCCTTGGCGGCCTGATCATGCTGATTGCCGGTCTGATCTGGAAGCTGATGCCAAACCGCACCACACCGCCTAATTTACCGCTGCCCCCGGTCGAACTGAAAGAAGCGTTGCCTGGGACGACCGAGGCTAACTCTGCGCCCACACGCAGCGAAGCCTTTGCCGCTTGGCTGAAGATCGAACAGGCCATGCGTGCCCAAAACGCGACGCCTGAACAAATCCGAGCCGCCGGCCTGGCTTGCCTTACGCCTTTGATTGTGGAGAAACCACGCGATGAAAAGTAGCACGATCGTAACCCTAAGCGGGCTGGCCTTGGTCGCCTATTCGTTGATCGCGCCGTGGGTTTGGGGCGAAGCGAGTCGGCCTCGTCCGGTCGACCCTGGTGGCCCGAATCTCTTAGCGGTCTTTCAAAAAGCGGACGATGCTCGCCAAGCCGCTGCCGACGCGCAAGCGTTCGGCCTTTTGTGCCAGTCGTTGGCCGACATGATCGAGTTCGACGGCAAGCAGGCCGAACCGCAGCTCGTGAGCGGTGTGCAACTCGATAACTTTCGTACGCTCTCGCGTTTCTATCAAACGGGGGGCGGCAGCTATGCCCAGCGCTACCCCGCCCTGCCCCAAGTCGCTGGCGACTATCTGCAAAGCCAGCTGGGAACCGACGGGGGAAAACTCGACTCCGCCGACCGTGCCCGCTGGATTGCGGCCTATCGCCAGCTGGCCGCTTCCGCCTTGTACGCTGCTGATTCTCTGTAAGGCAAACCCAAATGCGAACGAACCATCTCCCTTATCGACCTCTGGCCATTCTCCTGTCCGTACTGTTCGGCGTGGTGGCTTTGTCGTGGCTGACCACTTACCACAACACGCCTGACGACACGCCCCTCGTCGAGCAGATCACGGATCGACAACCTTTTAAAGCGGCTGATGTGCCGGAGGAGCACTTCGGCTATCAGCCCAATCCGCAGGCAACCCGCAAGTTCTTGGCTCAGTTGCCGCGTGCCAATTTGCGAGAAGCAGCCCCGCAGTTATTCCAAGCCGATCCACCGCAGGACGATATCTTTCTCTATCGTGCCCTGTACGACGCCCATCTGAAAAAGTATGGCGTGCCGTGGCAAGTTGGCCGGCAAGGAATTGGCGACTGCGTTAGCTTCGGTTTCGCCCATGGGGCCGACATCCACTTGGCCGTGATGTGGTCTTTGGGGGATTCGGCCGACTGGAAACCAACCGCGACCGAATCGATTTACGGCGGCTCGCGGGTTGAAGCTCGCGGTGTGTCGCGCGGAGGCTGGAGCGACGGCAGCTACGGCTCGGCCGCCGCCAAGTGGCTGCGTGAGTATGGCCTTGTCTTTCGCCAGCCGTACGAAACGGTCGATCTTTCGCGCTACTCGGCGCAGCGCGCCAAAGACTGGGGCAACTACGGCAACGGCGGTCAAGACGATAACGGCCGACTGGACGCTGAAGCCCGCAAACATCCGGTCCGTACGGTGGCGCTGGTTCGTAATTTCGCCGAGGCTTCGGCCGCGATTCACAGCGGTTACCCGGTGCCGGTTTGCTCGATGGTTGGCTTCCGCATGCAGCGCGATGCCGACGGTTTCGCCCAGCCGCAAGGAACTTGGCCTCATTGCATGTGCTTTATTGCCGCGCGGCACGGTAAACGGCCTGGGCTGTTGTGTTTAAACAGTTGGGGGCCGAACTGGATCACTGGCCCGAAATATCCCAGCGACATGCCGGACGGTTCGTTCTGGGTCGACCAGCGCACGGTCGATCGCATGCTCGCCCAAAACGATTCTTTTGCCGTCAGTGGCTACGACGGTTTTCCTTTCCGCAAATTAGACCACGCCAAATGGGTGCAAGCCATGCCCGTCGGCGACAACGAGCCGAACTACGCGCTCGCTCCCTAAGGTGATGAAATGAAATCCTCGCAAATCATTTGGATTGCCGCGTTGGCCTTGTTTGCCACGTGGATGTTGATGGACAAATCGGTCGAGATCATTCATGGTCCGCAGCCAGAACCGACGCCTGCTCGCCGCGAAGGCTTGCTACGTTCGTTCGTGCGAGCCCTCGCCCATTGGGGACTCGATCGAGCGTTTCAAAAGAAGCCCCCGGAAGAGCCAGACCCGGACGATTTCCACCAAGCCAGCCTCGCCGAACCAGTTCTCTCGTTGCAAGCCCCGCCGACACTACCCAGCGAGTTTCTGATCCACGAAGGAGACGCCATCAACCATCACGCTGGCTGGTAAAACACCATTGCCGCGCCAATATCGTCCGACCTCCAAAACCTTAGGGTGCGTCTCGACGCACCGAGTGAGACTTCATTCTTGAAAGACCAACCATGATGAAAATCGTTCTGGCTTTACTCCTCCCTGCTTTCCTGGCAAGTTCGCTGGGCGCGGCAGAAGCGGAAACCATCGCTCTCTCTCAGGCAGCGGTGTCTTTGGCTTATGTCATCGCCACTCACGCTCGCCCGCAGGTTACGCCTCTGGTACCACCCCAGCCTGAGACCGCTTCCTCCGCACAACTAGCCAGCTACCACGCGGCGTACGAAGCCTATACCAAGCAAGGTCGCCCGATGGTCGTCATGGTCACCGCAACGTGGTGCCCCTATTGCCCGCAAGTGAAAGGCGAGTTGGCAGCAATGCAGCGCGACCAACAGTTGGGGAACGCTTCGCTGGTGATCCTCGATTACGACCAACAAAGCACCTTGGCTCAAAGCGTAATGGGCAAGCATCGCAGCCTACCCTTTGTGGCGCTGTTCACCCACGAAGCGAAGCGACCGCGCACTTATCGCCAAGTCTCCACCAAACAGCTCAAACAATACCTACAGCCGAAAACCATTGGGCAAGCGAATTAAAAACAAGGTAATCGCTTTATGGCTTGGCCTGACACCGCATTGCCAGCCGCCTCGTTCCACTTAACAGGGAAAACTCTATGAAAGGCTACTGCGTGCCAGAGCACGTTTGGCGAGCCGCCACCGACGTACCATGCGAGATTGCCAATGATGAAAGTAAACCGGTTGCCGATCGTTTAAAAGCGGTTTCCACGCTACATACGTTCATTCGCGATTCCTGGGAGATTCGGATTCAACTGCTGGAACAAGAGGCCGCTGGCCTCGGCACAGATTTGCCTGATCCAGTCGTTCGTGAAGACGAAAACTTCTTTGGAAACCACGCGCATGAAACGATTAAGCAGCAAGGTCTTGAAAGCCGCTAAGCATTCGCGGGGACCAGGCCAGATTTTGGTTCCCAAACCGATGCCGCATCAACTCTCCTTGCTCCGCGATCCGCACCGGCACAAAACGGCCGTGTGTGGTCGTCGTTGGGGCAAAACAGGAGCGGGCCTGCCGGCGGTGATCTACGGTCATGGCGACCAAAATCCTAGTAGCAAACAGCATTTGAAAGGGGCAATCGATGGCGGCACCATCTGGTGGATCGCGCCGACGTTTGGCATCACGCGAAAGATCGAACGCGACTTGATCCACAGCTTTCAAGCATCCGGGCTCGAGTACCAAAAAACACAACGCCGCATCGAACTACGCAGCGGCGGAAGCATCACCCTGAAGACAGCCGCTTCCCCTACGAGCCTGCGTGGCGATGGGCTCGACGGTATCGTTTACGACGAAGCCGCGTTCGCCCCGGAAGATTCATGGCGCGAAGCGCTGCGCCCTGCCCTGGCCGACAAACGAGGCTGGTCTCTTTTTCTCACCTCCCCCAACGGACCCAACTGGGTGAAAGAACGCTTCGATCGAGATGGCCTCGACCCTCAATTCAAATCGTGGCAATGCCCTTCTAGCGAGAACCCCTTGATGACGCCCGACGAAATTGAATCGCTCCGCATCGAAATTGGCGATCGTGCGTTTCAGCAAGAGGTGCTCGCCCAGTTTGTCGATACCGAAGGAGCCGAGTTCGCCGGCGCTTACTTTCAAAACCCAAACTTCTGGTTCGACGACGATCCACCTGAAAGCGAAGTCTGCCTGCGCGTGATGGGGCTTGATCCGTCGAAGGGAAAAGATGATCGCGCGGACTATACGGCGTTGATCATGGCCAAGCTAACGCGGGCTGGGCATCTCTACATCGACGCCGATATCGAGCGCCGCGATCTGACCACCATTGCCAACATCACCGTCGACCATGCGTTCCACTTTCAGCCATGCGGCATCGTGGTGGAAACCAATCAATTTCAGGAACTGCTGGTGATGGAGCTGAAGCGGGTTGTCGCCGCGCGCGGAATCGAAATGTTTCCCGTTCACGAGTTCACCAACACCACCAACAAAATCACCCGTATCCGCGCCATGCTGACTCCTTACTTGGCGCGTGGTGAACTCCATTTCAAACGCCGCAGCCATGGTGCCAATCGCTTGGTGCAGCAGTTGAAAGAGTTCCCCACCGGTCGCCACGACGACGGCCCCGACGCCCTCGAAATGACAATCCGCTTGATATCGCACTTGAACAACGGAGGATGCTTTAATCGATGAATCAAGGCCGCAAGCTCGACAACGCACTTGTCCAACGTATCCAGCGTATGCACAACTCTGGCTCACCCAAACGAACCATCGCCCGCGTCTTAGGCGTAAGCTACAACACGGTCAGCAAGTACAGCGACCAGAGCAATCGTGCGAGGCCGCCAGAATCGCCCCAGGTTAAAACAAAACCGAGCACTGCAGCCCAAACCGACCGAGCTGCATCGACCAGGTCATCACCCCGCACATAGCTGTCGCACGCTGCCGCAGTCGAATAAAGAACCTCGCCACCACCTGCCCAACCTACGAAAAGAGGAAATCACCAGGCCAATAGCAGACGCCCAAAATCGCAAATCAAAGGTCTGCCTAAAGCAAATAATCAGGCAAAATTGACACATTCCGCCCCCATCTGCGATCCCAGAAAGCACCATTTTCAGCATTTCCCCCGCCCCCATCCCCCACCAGACCACTTAACACTGCCAAGAAAATCCCGTAAAACAACCATCAAAGCCTTAGGGCCAGTAGCTCAGTCGGTTAGAGCAGGGGACTCATAATCCCTTGGTCGCGGGTTCGAGTCCTGCCTGGCCTACTAGACGGGTTTTGACGTGCGTCAGAACCATCACAATTCCCGTCAACGAACGACACCCCGGGCTTGTTTTCCCGGGGTTTTTTAATGCTGTCGTGGTTTGACGGCGATTGTCGCGAATCATCCATCGGATGACGTGTGCGCGTAAATCTGCGTGCAAATGCGTCAGACTTCCCTCGGACATCTTCGGTCGGCTTTTTGCGGGCCTCATCTGTTGATCGGCTGCTCACCTGGCGGATGGCGTCGTAGTCCTCTTCCAGGGGCTGTAAGTAGTTCGTCTGGGCGACTTCCTCAGTATGTCCCAGGATGGCTCGTACGACGTGCGAGGCGTAGATCCGGCTTAATTCTGTGGCCCTAGTCGAACGCAGGTTCTGGAAGATCCTGGGCCAAGGTGTGATGCCGGCGCGTTCCAAGTAGCGGATGAAGTAGTTTCGGAGGTACTGATTAGGATTGGCCCCTTTTAGCAACTCGACAAAGATAGGCGTGTTGCCAGGCGTCTTACTCGAAAGGTCTTCCCATACCTCCAGCATGTAAGGCTCGATCTCATCGAACAACGGTACCTTTCGGACCGGCCTACCGTGTGTCGCCCCCTTCTCGTCTGGCACCATCATCACACGCTGATCGGCCACGACATCGTCCCACGTCAACAAGAGGGCCTCATTGAAGCGGAGGCCGCCCCAACGGTATAGCGAGAACAGCAAACGCCAGCGGGCATTCGGCAAAGCATCCAGAACTCGATATGCCAAAGCCGTGTCGACATGGAACATCCGAGCACGATTACCACGTTGCCCAGTTCGCATGTCCGCGAATGGGTTGTCCTTGATGAACTTCTTTCTCACTGCGAAGTTGAAGAACGACTTAGCATTGCGAAGGCGACGTTGAACCGTCTCGGCCGCAAGCCCTGGTTGCTCCTTCTCGTAGGTCTCACCCGATTTCCGCGTTTTGGAAATCTTACGTGGCGATTGCAGAAAGCTCTTGAACTCATCGGCATCCCCGGGCGTGATCGTTGTGATGTCGCAATCGGCGCCAAAGAAGTTGATCAAGCTCGTTTGCGTCTGTTTCATACTGATAATCGTACGTGGCTTGACGCTTGTCTCTTTTGATTCGAGTATGGCATTCGTCAAGCTCTGCACCGTATGTCCGGCTCTCTCCTTGGCCAAACCAGCTCTCACCAATTGCTTGAATAGTCGCTCGTCGATCTCTTCTAACCAGCGTAGTAATTCACCATCAATTGGCGTGCGATGCACCGCGGATTCAATCAGGTCATCGATGCGCAACACGGTACGCTCTGCCGTTCTCTTCAGCCGGCACGTGAAGGAGAAACGCAATCGCTTGCCTGAAATTACTGGTTCGTATCGCCAGCCGTGCTTCTTACGGCTATCGGGAATCAGTCTTGCCAATACACTATTCCTATTGATGTTTTCTAGGTAGTCGCTATCTCAGAATTGTCGTAAACTCAATTTTGTAACATCGGAGTATTTTTGATCCTTCTCGTCACCGTTACCGGAGAGAAGTCCTTACTTCCAATGGCTCTTTTTGACATTCTCTGCCTACGCTCTTCCACCTTTGTCAAAGATTCTGAGCATGGGACAGCAAATGGGTTTTCAATTGATGAAACTGAAGACATTCTATTCGCCAGCGCTGAATTCTCATCCATGAAACGCGCGATTCCCCATTGCGTTAGCGCGGGAAGATGCCAATAGCAGAATCCGCCGATTTTGAATGGCGAGGGAAATTCACCTGATTCCACCCAACGTTCCAGGGTACGCTTGCTGACACTAAAATGCTCAGCAGTCTGCTCCTTATTCAAAAAATCCTTTGGGTGGAATGCGGTACGGGTACGGTCCATTTGCTCGTCTTCTACGTTCTTCATTGCTTCTCCCTAAACAACTCTATTACAACTCACAGGTAGTTCGCCTGAATCTAAAAAACAACTTCCTATCGGCACTGATCAATTATGGTTTTCAGGGCACTTCGCTTTGACCAGGACGTTTACACCAAGTTTGGCGAACTCCTCTTCCATGACCTGTTTTGCTAATTTCGCATTTTTCTGTGTGGTGAGTATTGAGTCGTGGATCGTGAGAAAAACATCATCCGGCCGAATCTGCTGTAGTCTGCCTAGGACGCCGTGAATGACAATTTCCGCTTCCATCTGCTGCATAATTCTCGCCAGTTGGCTCTTATGTCTTTTTCTCTTTGAGATCACGAAATCGTAGATTGTGGGAAACTCGGTCTTAAATACTTCAACGATCGGTTCGTTGGGGATGTTGTAGCCGATGAAAAAGAATCGCTTGAAGAGACGTTTCTTGATTTCGTCTCGCGATAAAGTGACCCCGCGACTCACGCAGGCGTCTTGCAGAAGTTCGTAGATTTTCCCTTGCTCCCCTGCTTCGACATACCGGAGGGTATCCGCATCGGCAATACCCCTGAGAACTGGACACCGTAATGGTTCCTCGTTCTGTCTGTTGTCTTGTTTGTTCTTCCTCGACACGCCCCAAGGTGCGTTTGCGCCTATTGATTGCATGCAGAGAAGGCCCACCAAGA of the Bremerella cremea genome contains:
- a CDS encoding helix-turn-helix transcriptional regulator codes for the protein MKNVEDEQMDRTRTAFHPKDFLNKEQTAEHFSVSKRTLERWVESGEFPSPFKIGGFCYWHLPALTQWGIARFMDENSALANRMSSVSSIENPFAVPCSESLTKVEERRQRMSKRAIGSKDFSPVTVTRRIKNTPMLQN
- a CDS encoding TlpA family protein disulfide reductase, with translation MMKIVLALLLPAFLASSLGAAEAETIALSQAAVSLAYVIATHARPQVTPLVPPQPETASSAQLASYHAAYEAYTKQGRPMVVMVTATWCPYCPQVKGELAAMQRDQQLGNASLVILDYDQQSTLAQSVMGKHRSLPFVALFTHEAKRPRTYRQVSTKQLKQYLQPKTIGQAN
- a CDS encoding carbonic anhydrase family protein; translation: MPVIGTQQSPIRINTSETLLVCQPQRIFQVCYQQGVPCTGKFDMAGTGHGNLVLQPPYPKVKYQGDCFELRKVHIHLKSEHLIDSDDPKDYEVHLLHLPEGSTAGTDPKVVIGILYRHDPNVESGGGLEWLEKALRSQEEKGLRRSKNDGGDCSSKPFEFEPLWFFPSQGDANDVENWFHYQGSLTSEPFSEDVSWFVMKNESVINKDRIGRIEQCAEQHARTVYALNRRFILRSFEQGECFREE
- the terL gene encoding phage terminase large subunit, giving the protein MKRLSSKVLKAAKHSRGPGQILVPKPMPHQLSLLRDPHRHKTAVCGRRWGKTGAGLPAVIYGHGDQNPSSKQHLKGAIDGGTIWWIAPTFGITRKIERDLIHSFQASGLEYQKTQRRIELRSGGSITLKTAASPTSLRGDGLDGIVYDEAAFAPEDSWREALRPALADKRGWSLFLTSPNGPNWVKERFDRDGLDPQFKSWQCPSSENPLMTPDEIESLRIEIGDRAFQQEVLAQFVDTEGAEFAGAYFQNPNFWFDDDPPESEVCLRVMGLDPSKGKDDRADYTALIMAKLTRAGHLYIDADIERRDLTTIANITVDHAFHFQPCGIVVETNQFQELLVMELKRVVAARGIEMFPVHEFTNTTNKITRIRAMLTPYLARGELHFKRRSHGANRLVQQLKEFPTGRHDDGPDALEMTIRLISHLNNGGCFNR
- a CDS encoding GNAT family N-acetyltransferase, coding for MIEIRPMTETEVRQLVAWAGDEGWNPGLNDADLFWRLDRNGFLAVCENREFVGGGAVIRHSEAFGFMGLFIVDKPYRGKGLGTQLWFARRDRLLAQLSPNGSIGLDGVDAMVPFYANGGFEIFTRHRRFLLAQPAATAKRSEMIVPLDTLPLAKVAEYDRQCFPAYREIYLGHWINQPNAVSLGYVEEGVLLGFGVARPCLVGYKIGPLFADSPDVADELLQAFQLQLSSQPLLLDAPDNNPDAVDLCLKYRMEEVFGCTRMYHGPPPEIASEKIFGITTMEVG
- a CDS encoding helix-turn-helix domain-containing protein, whose protein sequence is MNQGRKLDNALVQRIQRMHNSGSPKRTIARVLGVSYNTVSKYSDQSNRARPPESPQVKTKPSTAAQTDRAASTRSSPRT